AAATGCAACCTTGAGATCAAACTGGGGAACCCGACACCGCCCAATTTCAAGTTCGCCAGAGAGAAAGCTGCAGAGATAGGTCTCGAACTGCCTGAACCCGATGTCGAGTATTCGCTTGAAAACGATAAGGCACTCTTCATCGAAGAGTCAAGAAGAGGACTGGAAGAGCGTCTGAAGATCGTACCCGAAGAGAAGCATCAGGAGTACCGTGACCGTCTGCAGGTAGAGATCGACATTATCAATAACATGAAATTCCCCGGCTATATGCTGATCGTATGGGAATTCGTGGATGCAGCCAAGCGAATGGGGATCCCTGTAGGGCCCGGACGTGGTTCGGCGGCGGGGTCGCTGGTAGCCTATGCCCTGCGGATCACCGATATCGACCCGATGCCCTACGGCCTTCTTTTCGAACGATTTTTGAACCCCGAACGTATCTCCATGCCGGATATCGATATGGACTTCTGCCAGGCACGCCGTCAGGAAATACTCGACTACGTGGTCGAGAAATACGGCCGTGTGAATGTTGCGCAGATCATCACTTTTGGTAAACTGCTTGCCAAAGGGGTCATCCGGGATGTTGCCAGGGTACTTGATATGCCGTATTCCAAAGCGGATGCCATGGCAAAACTCATTCCTGACGAACTGGGGATCGATCTGAAAGCCTCTTATGAGAAAGAACCGAAGATCAAAGAGCTTCTTGACCGTGACCCCCAGGCCAAACGGACCTGGGAGTATGCGCTTGCACTCGAGGGGCTGAACCGAAATGCCGGGACCCATGCCGCGGGTGTGGTCATCTCGAACGAAGCGCTCTGGCAGAAGACACCGCTGTTCAAACCTTCCGGCCTCGATACACTGGCGACACAGTACAGCGGGAAGTATGTGGAAGATGTCGACCTTATCAAGTTTGACTTCCTTGGGTTGAAGACACTGACGGTCATCGAAGAGGCCCTGCAGCTGGTTGAGAAACGCCACGGCAAGCGTATCAACTTTGTTGAGGAGAACATCGAGGATCCAAAGGTCTACGACTATATCTCCACAGGTGAGACACTTGGCCTCTTCCAGATCGAATCTGCCGGTATGCAGGACCTGGCCAAGAAACTGAAACCTTCGGGCTTCGAAGATATCATTGCGATGCTCGCACTCTACCGTCCGGGACCGATGGAGTCCGGAATGCTCGATGACTTCGTCGAACGTAAACACGGGCGGGCGGAGATCACCTATGCCTTCCCCGAACTCGAACCGATACTTAAACCGACCTACGGGGTCATCGTCTATCAGGAACAGGTCATGCAAATCGTACAGACGATCGGTGGTTTTTCTCTCGGTGGGGCCGACCTGGTACGTAGGGCGATGGGTAAGAAGATCAAGGAGGAGATGGACAAGCTCAAAGAGGATTTTGCAGAAGGTGCGGCAAAAAAAGGCTTTGACAGGATCAAAGCGGCAGAGCTTTTCGATCTGATCGTAAAGTTCGCCGGTTACGGATTCAACAAATCCCACTCGGCCGCCTATGCGATGATCACCTTCTACACTTCCTATCTGAAGTACTACTATCCGACAGAGTTCATGGCGGCGATCCTGACACTGGAGAAGAACAATACCGACAAGGTCGTCAAGTATGTCGATGAGCTCAAACAGATGGGGATCAAACTGCTTCCGCCTGACATCAACAAATCCGGACTGGTGTTCGAAGCACGCAACATTGACGGCGATGAAGTCGTCATGTTCGGTATGGGGGCGGTCAAAGGTGCCGGCGATATCGCGATCAACACGATGCTTGAGGCAAGAGAAGAGGGAGAGTTCAAAGATTTCTCCGATTTTGTCTCGCGTATCGATTCGAGCAAGGTGAATAAAAAAGTGATCGAATCACTCATCAAGGCAGGGGCTCTGGACTGCTTCGGATACAGCCGTAAAGCGATGCTTTCACAGATAGAAGAGATCATCGACACGGCCAAAAAAGCGGGAGAAGCCAAAAAGATGGCGGTAGGTTCTCTCTTTGGTGAAGGAGCAGAGATGACCACTGTCTCTTTGGAGCTTACGCCAATGGAAGAGTTCGAGCCCATGGAGATCCTTGAGATGGAAAAAGAGTCGCTCGGCTTCTATGTCTCCGGCCATCCGCTCGACAAATACAGAGAAACACTTGAGGGTATCAACTATACGCTCAGTTCAGAAATTGATGATCTCGCAGACGGTTCCCAGGCACTCTTCATCGGTAAGATAGAGAATATCACCGAGAAGATCTCCAAAAAAGGGAACAAGTTCGGTATCGCCAACATTATGGACCTTCACGGCAATATAGAACTGATGCTTTTCGAGAACCGTCTCAAAGAGCTGGAAGAGGATTTCGATATTACCAAACCGATCGCGTTCAAGGTCAAGATCACCAAGGATGGCGATTTTACCCGTATGAATATCCTGAAGATCGAATCTCTCAAAGATGCGAAGAAAGAGAAGATCAAAGTGAAGAAAGAGGAGAAGCATACCCCTGAACCGGAACAGCCGCCGCTGATACTGGCGCTCAACCTGATGCCCGATGCCAAAACGGTAGAGGAGTTGATGTGTCTGGTGGAACGCTATCCGGGCAAACGCCCGCTGGAGCTTCGTATCAAGTCCAAACTGGCCGATGTCATCATAGAGTCGAAGTGGAAAGTGAGTGAATTGATCCTGGATGAGGCGAAAGAGTTGGGTGCCTACTTGGAAGAGGGCCTTGCAGCAGAATAATAGCTGCAAAGATGAATAAAACTATTGAATTTGTTCGATTATATATTTTTCTTAAATTATATTTGATAGAATAATATCAGGGTTTTGAATAAAAAGGATTGATATGAAGCTATACAGAGTAGTAATGATGTTTTTTCTGATCTTTGGATATCTTCAGGCAGAGATGAATCCGACTGAAGTAACAACGGCATTTACCAAAGAGCATAACGCTTCCAAAGGTGATATAGAAGAGATAAATGAATCTGAAGCCATCTCTCTCGAGGAAGAAAACAGAGAACTTAAAGAAAAAATCAAAGCGCTTGAAGCACAGATCGAAGTACTAAAAGAAAATGAAACGACGATCGAAACAAAAACGGAGGATTCAGCAGCTTTCATGAAAGCTTCTAAAAAGATCTTTAAAGGTGCCAAGCTGAAGATCGGTGGTAAAGCACCGAAATTTCTTTCAACTTACTATGCAGCAAATTATCAGAGTGTTACTGATGTGAAATCAAAACTTGAAAGCAATGGCTTCAGGGTACTGGCGGTAACACCTATCTTGAAAGACAAGATCGTATTGACCATCACCAACGATGAATTACAAAAGACCAATACACTGCTTGCTACACTTCATGTACTGGTGAATGTAGGTGATGAGGTTCGTGTTCAGAACCCTTCCTACTTTGGGGCAGCCTATCTTCAGGACAAATACAAGTATGGACAGTTTACTGAGACACTCAAAGCTCTTCAGGCGGCACTTGGGGATATGTATGAGGTGAAGGAGAAATATGAACTTGCTGATCTTGGGAATTATCAATTCCTATTCGGTATGCCCTACTTAAATGATACAATTACCGTGGCAGAGGGAGATGATCTGCTCACAAAAGTAACCGGAAAGAGTGCACAGAAATATGTGGCTTATACTTTGAAACTCCCCAATGGTGATGTGATCGTAGGACATAAACTAAGAAACAAGACCAATCAGTTCCTGCAGAAAATCGGTGTAGATAGGGATGCGAACATGCTTCCGTATGAATCGATCATCAAAGGGAAGAAAGCGGTAATACTCGATCCGAAATACTATCTGGCACTCTCTGTTCCTATTCTTAGTATGTCTGAATTTATGAAGATCGCTTCTGCTCCGGGAGAGATCGAAAAAGATGTCAAAAGAGCCTACAAATAACAGAAACGTTACACATAGGAAAGAGACCCCTCTCTTTTCTGTGTAA
The sequence above is drawn from the Sulfurovum riftiae genome and encodes:
- the dnaE gene encoding DNA polymerase III subunit alpha, translating into MSEEPKSKPQFTHLHLHTEYSLLDGANKIKVLAKKVKELGMTSVAMTDHGNMFGTIDFYNTMKKEGIKPIIGMEAYVHNQPELGDKSVRQRFHLCLYAKNETGYKNLMFLSSKAYLEGFYYYPRINWDLLKDHAEGLVCSSACLQGEVNWHLNLSDRNLKFGAKGYEEAKRIALKYKELFGDDFYLELMRHGIGDQHRIDKQIIQLSQETGIKIVATNDTHYTNPQDADAHEAFMCIAMNKLYDDPNRLRHSVHEFYVKSPEQMAELFADLPEALESTQEIADKCNLEIKLGNPTPPNFKFAREKAAEIGLELPEPDVEYSLENDKALFIEESRRGLEERLKIVPEEKHQEYRDRLQVEIDIINNMKFPGYMLIVWEFVDAAKRMGIPVGPGRGSAAGSLVAYALRITDIDPMPYGLLFERFLNPERISMPDIDMDFCQARRQEILDYVVEKYGRVNVAQIITFGKLLAKGVIRDVARVLDMPYSKADAMAKLIPDELGIDLKASYEKEPKIKELLDRDPQAKRTWEYALALEGLNRNAGTHAAGVVISNEALWQKTPLFKPSGLDTLATQYSGKYVEDVDLIKFDFLGLKTLTVIEEALQLVEKRHGKRINFVEENIEDPKVYDYISTGETLGLFQIESAGMQDLAKKLKPSGFEDIIAMLALYRPGPMESGMLDDFVERKHGRAEITYAFPELEPILKPTYGVIVYQEQVMQIVQTIGGFSLGGADLVRRAMGKKIKEEMDKLKEDFAEGAAKKGFDRIKAAELFDLIVKFAGYGFNKSHSAAYAMITFYTSYLKYYYPTEFMAAILTLEKNNTDKVVKYVDELKQMGIKLLPPDINKSGLVFEARNIDGDEVVMFGMGAVKGAGDIAINTMLEAREEGEFKDFSDFVSRIDSSKVNKKVIESLIKAGALDCFGYSRKAMLSQIEEIIDTAKKAGEAKKMAVGSLFGEGAEMTTVSLELTPMEEFEPMEILEMEKESLGFYVSGHPLDKYRETLEGINYTLSSEIDDLADGSQALFIGKIENITEKISKKGNKFGIANIMDLHGNIELMLFENRLKELEEDFDITKPIAFKVKITKDGDFTRMNILKIESLKDAKKEKIKVKKEEKHTPEPEQPPLILALNLMPDAKTVEELMCLVERYPGKRPLELRIKSKLADVIIESKWKVSELILDEAKELGAYLEEGLAAE